Within Thermodesulfobacteriota bacterium, the genomic segment CTCCGGCGCTGCGGTCAAGGCCGGTGACCTGCTGGCCCAGCTGGACACGGCGGCCGAAGCGGCCCAGCTGCGGGCGGCCGAGGCCGAATTGGCCCTGGCCAGGACCAGTCTCGACCGGATCAGCCAGCTTCTGGCCAAGACATCCGTCTCCCGCTCCGAGCTGGACGCCGCCGAGGCCCGCTTCAAGGCGGCCGCCGCCCAGCGGGACGCCATCCAGGTGGCCATCGCCAAGAAGGCCATCGTCGCCCCTTTCGCCGGCCGGCTGGGGATCAGGCAGGTCAGCCTAGGCCAGATCCTCGCCGAGGGCGACCCGGTGGTGAGCCTTGTGGCCCTCGACCCCATCCACGTCGACTTCCAGCTGCCGCAAGGTCAGCTGCCCCAGATCCGGGTCGGCCTAGCCGTGGGCATCGTTGCGGATGCCTTCCCCGGTGAAGAGGCGGAAGGCCGCATTACCGCGGTCAGTGCCCAGGTGGACGCCGCCACCCGCAACATCACGGCTCAGGCTACCCTGCCCAACCCCGGCGAGCGCTGGCGGCCGGGCATGTCGGTGCAGGTGGCGATGCATCTCCCCGGTGCCGAGGAGGTGCTGGTCATCCCGGCCACCGCCGTCCTGTACGCCCCGTACAGCGATTCGGTGTTTGTTGTGGAGGAGAAGGTGGACGTTTCCACCGGCGCCAAGGCCCTGTCCGTCCGCCAGCAGTTCGTGCGCCTGGGCCGCAAGAAAGGGGATTTCGTGGCCGTGGCCTCCGGGCTCGCCGCCGGCGACACGGTGGTGGCCACCGGTGTCTTCAAGCTGCGCAACGGCCAGGCGGTGGTGAAGGACAACACCCTCCTGCCCTCCTTCCAGTTGGCCCCCGATCCCGCCAACAGCTAACGCCATGGCCCTCACCGATCTCTTCATCCGCCGCCCGGTGCTGGCTCTGGTGGTCAATCTCGTCATCATCATCGCCGGGCTGCAGGCGATCCGCTCCCTCAATGTCCGCCAGTACCCCCGAAGCGAGAACGCCTCAGTGACGGTGACCACCGCCTACGTGGGCGCCAGCGCCGAGCTGGTGCGGGGCTTTGTCACCAGCCCCCTGGAGCGGGCCATCGCGGCTGCCGATGGCATCGACTATCTGGAGTCCCAAAGCAGCCTGGGGGTCTCCACCATCACTGCTCGTCTCAAGCTCAACTACGACGCCACCAAGGCCTTGGCGGAGATCTCCTCCAAGGTGGATCAGGTGCGCCGGGACCTGCCCCCCGAGGCCGAGGTGCCGGTGATCAACATCGAGTCTGCGGACAGCCGCTTCGCCTCCGCCTACCTCTCCTTCACCTCCGACGTCCTGGCCCAGAACGAGATCACTGACTACCTGGTGCGGATCGTCCAACCCCGGTTGTCCGCCCTGGCCGGGGTGCAGCGGGCCGATATCCTGGGCGCCCGCACCTTTGCCATGCGGGTCTGGCTGGATCCGGCCAGGATGGCGGCGCACCACCTTTCGCCCAGCCAGGTCCGCCAGGCCCTGGCCGCCAACAACACCCTGGCTGCCGTCGGCCGCACCAAGGGCTCGATGATCCAGGTCAATCTCACCGCCAACACCGATCTGCGCTCGGTGGAGGAGTTCCGGCAGCTGGTGATCCGGGAGGAGAGGGGTGCGGTGGTCCGGCTGCGGGATGTGGCCCAGGTGGTGCTGGGGGCCGAGGACTACGACGCCGAGGTGCGCTTCTCGGGCCAGACCGCGGTGTTCATGGGCATCTGGCCCCTGCCCAACGCCAACTCCCTGGATGTCATCAGCCGGGTGCGCACCGAGATGGCCAGCATCGAAAAGGGGCTGCCCAGCGGGCTCACGGCCCGGGTGGCTTATGACGCCACCGACTACATCCGGAACGCCATCGAGGAGGTTCTGAAGACCCTGGGCGACACCCTGCTCATCGTCGTGGTGGTCATCTTCCTGTTCCTGGGCTCCCTGCGATCGATCTTCATCCCGGTGGTGGCCATCCCCCTGTCCCTCATCGGCGCGGTCTTCCTCATGCAGGCCTTCGGCTTCACCGTCAACCTCCTCACCCTTCTGGCCATCGTCCTGTCGGTCGGTCTCGTGGTGGACGACGCCATCGTGGTGGTGGAAAACGTCGAGCGCCACCTGCGTCTGGGCAAGTCCCCCCTGGAGGCAGCCCTGCAGGGCGCCCGGGAGCTGGTGGGGCCGATCATCGCCATGACCGTCACCCTGGCGGCAGTCTATGCCCCCATCGGCCTCCAGGGCGGCCTCACCGGCTCACTCTTCCGGGAGTTCGCCTTCACCTTGGCCGGCGCGGTCACCATCTCCGGGGTGGTGGCCCTGACCCTGTCGCCGATGATGTCCGCCCACCTGCTGCAACCGGCCGGGGCTGGCAGGGGACTCGCCGGCCGCATCAGCCGCGGCTTCGACCGGCTGAAGGCGATCTACGGCCGCTGGCTGGCCGGCACCCTCCGGGCCCGGCCGGCGGTCTACCTGGTCTGGCTGACGTTCAGTCTGGTGACCGTGCCGATGTTCGTGATGTCGCCCCGGGAGCTGGCCCCGACCGAGGATCAGGGGGTGATCTTCGGCATCGTCGAGGCGGCGGCCAACTCCACCCTGGACCAGAACAGCTTCTTCACCGCCGCCGTCAACCGGGCCTTCCTGTCGGTGCCCGAGAGCCGCTTCACCTTCCAGATCACCTTCCCGGCCTCCGGCTTCGGCGGCATGGTGGTCCAGCCCTGGAATGAACGGGAGCGGACCATCTTCCAGATCATGCCCGAGGTGCAAGGCAAGCTCGCCGCCATCCCCGGCATCCAGGTCTTTCCGGTGACCCCGCCGGCCCTTCCGGGCGGCGGCCAGTTTCCGGTGGAGCTGATCCTGGCCAGCACCGCCGAGGCGCCCGAGATCCTGGGCTTTGCCCGGGAGCTCCAGGCCAAGGCCATGACCTCCGGCCTCTTTGCTTTCCCGCCCATGGTGGATCTCAAGATCGACCAGCCCCAGGCCGAGGTGGTGATCGACCGGGACCGGGTGGCGGATCTGGGGCTCGATCTCGCCCGGGTGAGTGGTGATCTGGGCAGCATGCTGAGCGGCAACTTCGTCAACCGTTTTTCCATCGCCGGCCGTTCCTACAAGGTGATCCCGCAGATCGCCCGGGCCGACCGCCTGATTCCGGACCAGCTGGCACAGATCCACATCAGCGGCCCGGAGGGCCAGCTGGTGCCGCTGGCCACGGTGGCCAGCCTGCAGGAAGCCACGGTGCCCCGCTCCCTGAACCGCTTCCAGCAGCTGAGCGCGGTGAAGCTGAGCGGCGTGCCGGTGCGGCCCCTGGACGAGGTCCTGACCTTCCTGGAGACGGAGGCGGCGAAGATCCTGCCCAAGGGCTATGTGGTCGATTACACGGGCGAGTCGCGGCAGCTGCGGAGCGAAGGCAA encodes:
- a CDS encoding efflux RND transporter permease subunit, producing the protein MALTDLFIRRPVLALVVNLVIIIAGLQAIRSLNVRQYPRSENASVTVTTAYVGASAELVRGFVTSPLERAIAAADGIDYLESQSSLGVSTITARLKLNYDATKALAEISSKVDQVRRDLPPEAEVPVINIESADSRFASAYLSFTSDVLAQNEITDYLVRIVQPRLSALAGVQRADILGARTFAMRVWLDPARMAAHHLSPSQVRQALAANNTLAAVGRTKGSMIQVNLTANTDLRSVEEFRQLVIREERGAVVRLRDVAQVVLGAEDYDAEVRFSGQTAVFMGIWPLPNANSLDVISRVRTEMASIEKGLPSGLTARVAYDATDYIRNAIEEVLKTLGDTLLIVVVVIFLFLGSLRSIFIPVVAIPLSLIGAVFLMQAFGFTVNLLTLLAIVLSVGLVVDDAIVVVENVERHLRLGKSPLEAALQGARELVGPIIAMTVTLAAVYAPIGLQGGLTGSLFREFAFTLAGAVTISGVVALTLSPMMSAHLLQPAGAGRGLAGRISRGFDRLKAIYGRWLAGTLRARPAVYLVWLTFSLVTVPMFVMSPRELAPTEDQGVIFGIVEAAANSTLDQNSFFTAAVNRAFLSVPESRFTFQITFPASGFGGMVVQPWNERERTIFQIMPEVQGKLAAIPGIQVFPVTPPALPGGGQFPVELILASTAEAPEILGFARELQAKAMTSGLFAFPPMVDLKIDQPQAEVVIDRDRVADLGLDLARVSGDLGSMLSGNFVNRFSIAGRSYKVIPQIARADRLIPDQLAQIHISGPEGQLVPLATVASLQEATVPRSLNRFQQLSAVKLSGVPVRPLDEVLTFLETEAAKILPKGYVVDYTGESRQLRSEGNRFLPAFALAVTLIFLVLAAQFNSFRDPFVILAGSVPLAMFGALIFTFLQMPDPNLPFWTRGWTTTMNIYSQVGLVTLVGLVAKNGILIVEFANQLQLQGRSKLEAVQEAAVTRLRPILMTSTATIAGHFPLTLVTGAGAAARNSIGLVLVGGMAVGTLFTLFVVPSIYMLVARDHRRDRLQAAGRDE
- a CDS encoding efflux RND transporter periplasmic adaptor subunit translates to SGAAVKAGDLLAQLDTAAEAAQLRAAEAELALARTSLDRISQLLAKTSVSRSELDAAEARFKAAAAQRDAIQVAIAKKAIVAPFAGRLGIRQVSLGQILAEGDPVVSLVALDPIHVDFQLPQGQLPQIRVGLAVGIVADAFPGEEAEGRITAVSAQVDAATRNITAQATLPNPGERWRPGMSVQVAMHLPGAEEVLVIPATAVLYAPYSDSVFVVEEKVDVSTGAKALSVRQQFVRLGRKKGDFVAVASGLAAGDTVVATGVFKLRNGQAVVKDNTLLPSFQLAPDPANS